In Flavobacterium sp. N3904, one DNA window encodes the following:
- a CDS encoding response regulator, protein MIIESKVETLIKKNILIVDDHPFIIDGYKNAITRYNPNLYEYSFTQGKDCETGYNIITNPETAPFDVAFLDISMPVYERKGINSGEDLAKLIMQLMPNCKIILLTMYTELLKIKNIIDTINPAGLVIKNDLTFDELLFGFDKILKDEIYYSHSVIKMANQNENGDDIDDGVDQFDKLILFHISKGTRTKDIPQYIPISLTAIERRKAHLKELFQIQEGNDIDLIKEAKNKGIIF, encoded by the coding sequence ATGATAATTGAATCAAAAGTGGAAACATTAATTAAGAAAAACATCTTAATTGTAGACGATCATCCCTTTATCATAGACGGATACAAAAATGCAATTACCCGATATAATCCAAACTTATACGAATATTCATTTACTCAAGGTAAAGACTGTGAAACAGGATATAACATTATAACAAATCCAGAAACAGCTCCTTTTGATGTTGCATTTTTAGATATTAGCATGCCTGTATATGAAAGAAAAGGAATTAATTCTGGTGAGGATTTAGCAAAATTAATTATGCAATTAATGCCGAATTGCAAAATCATTTTACTCACGATGTACACAGAATTGCTAAAAATAAAAAACATCATAGACACCATAAATCCGGCTGGGCTTGTGATCAAAAATGATTTAACCTTTGATGAATTACTTTTTGGTTTTGATAAAATATTGAAAGACGAGATTTATTATAGCCATTCTGTAATTAAAATGGCAAATCAAAATGAGAATGGTGATGATATTGATGATGGTGTGGACCAATTTGACAAACTTATCTTATTCCATATCTCTAAAGGAACGAGAACAAAAGATATTCCACAGTACATTCCAATTTCATTAACTGCGATAGAAAGAAGAAAAGCCCATTTAAAAGAACTGTTTCAAATTCAAGAAGGAAATGACATTGATTTGATTAAAGAAGCGAAAAACAAAGGCATTATTTTTTAA
- a CDS encoding NAD(P)/FAD-dependent oxidoreductase — protein sequence MQLSYWELKNWFTNVDFAIVGSGIVGLHTGLRLREKYPESKILILEKGMLPQGASTKNAGFACFGSISEIIEDLKSHTEEEVIQLIQKRWIGLQLLRKRLGDAIIDFKPYGGYELFLKDHDNSYTECCNRLPFINEILKPLFKADVFAKEVDRFGFGGIHEYLIFNPFEAQIDTGNMMQALLKQAVAQDVLILNQQTVTSFLDNENGVEVALGDFSFTTKKLLFATNGFANSLTKGAVKPARAQVLITEPIPNLDIKGTFHLDKGYYYFRNIGNRILLGGGRNLDFKTETTTEFGQTEIVQKKLEDLLKEVILPNQDFKINHRWSGIMGIGNSKNPIVEQLSENVYCGVRLGGMGVAIGSLIGTDLADLV from the coding sequence ATGCAATTAAGCTATTGGGAATTAAAAAATTGGTTTACCAATGTAGACTTCGCTATTGTAGGTAGCGGAATAGTTGGTTTACATACTGGCTTGCGCTTGCGCGAAAAATACCCAGAAAGTAAAATATTAATTCTCGAAAAAGGAATGTTGCCACAGGGAGCGAGCACAAAAAATGCTGGTTTCGCCTGCTTTGGAAGCATTTCAGAAATCATTGAGGATTTAAAATCACATACCGAAGAAGAAGTAATTCAACTAATACAAAAGCGCTGGATCGGTCTGCAATTGCTAAGAAAAAGGCTAGGAGATGCAATAATTGATTTTAAACCCTATGGCGGTTATGAACTCTTTTTGAAAGATCATGACAACAGTTATACGGAATGTTGCAACAGACTCCCTTTTATAAATGAAATATTAAAACCACTTTTCAAGGCCGATGTATTTGCCAAAGAAGTAGATCGTTTTGGGTTTGGCGGCATTCACGAATATTTAATTTTCAACCCTTTTGAAGCACAAATAGATACTGGAAATATGATGCAAGCCTTATTAAAACAAGCTGTTGCTCAAGATGTTTTAATTCTGAATCAACAAACTGTTACCTCCTTTTTAGACAATGAAAATGGTGTTGAAGTTGCACTGGGCGATTTTAGTTTTACTACCAAAAAACTCTTATTTGCTACCAACGGCTTTGCCAACTCACTAACCAAAGGCGCAGTAAAACCAGCAAGAGCACAGGTTTTAATCACAGAACCCATTCCTAACTTAGACATAAAAGGAACTTTTCATCTGGACAAAGGATATTATTATTTTAGGAACATTGGAAATAGAATACTTCTGGGAGGCGGCAGAAATCTGGATTTTAAAACTGAAACCACAACCGAATTCGGTCAAACAGAAATTGTACAAAAAAAATTGGAAGACTTATTAAAAGAAGTAATTTTGCCCAACCAGGATTTTAAAATCAATCATCGTTGGAGCGGGATCATGGGCATTGGAAACAGTAAAAACCCAATAGTAGAGCAATTGTCTGAAAACGTTTATTGCGGTGTACGACTAGGCGGAATGGGAGTGGCAATAGGCAGTTTAATAGGAACAGATTTAGCAGATTTAGTATAA
- a CDS encoding alpha/beta hydrolase family protein encodes MRKILFLMLTMISLTATAQNVMTPELLWKLGRITPLGISKDGATIVFKVSTPSVEENKSNSKFYTIPVNGGNATEIKETKEILVDKNISPDSKYLIYNEEVKVDKVLGKDYYPNLDKSNVQIYNGLDYRHWDTWNEGKFNHVFYKENSEGSIGIDILKGENFDSPQKPFGGDEDYIWSPDSKSILYVCKKKAGTQYALSTNTNIYEYNLESGITINRTEDNLGYDTAPQFSPSGDLTWLQMKRDGYESDKNDLIVSFKGMKINLTANWDGTVNSFKWSQDGKKIYFIAPIDGTVQLFEVNFPGLTKIAINVKQITNGDFDVHDLIGFSGDDIIVTRTDMNHAAEIFSYNLKKNSWKQLTNVNTATYASLQLGKIERRYVTTTDGKKMLVWVALPPNFDATKKYPTLLFCQGGPQSPLTQAYSFRWNFQLMAANGYVVVAPNRRGMQGHGVEWNEQISKDWGGQVMNDYLSAIDDVAKENYVDKTRLGCVGASYGGYSVFYLAGIHNNRFKTFIAHDGVFNTQSMFGTTEEVFFNNWDFGGPYWEKDNAVAQKAYTVFNPINYVQNWNTPILIIQGGNDFRVPIGQGQEAFQAAQIRGIKSRLLYFPEENHWVLKPQNAQIWQKEFYKWLKETL; translated from the coding sequence ATGAGAAAAATACTCTTTTTAATGCTAACTATGATAAGTTTAACTGCAACTGCACAAAATGTAATGACTCCAGAATTGCTTTGGAAATTAGGACGAATTACTCCTTTAGGAATTTCCAAAGACGGTGCAACTATTGTTTTTAAGGTTTCGACACCTTCAGTCGAAGAAAATAAATCCAATTCAAAATTTTATACAATTCCAGTAAATGGAGGGAATGCAACAGAAATTAAGGAGACAAAAGAAATTTTAGTTGACAAAAATATTTCTCCGGACTCAAAATATTTGATTTATAACGAAGAAGTAAAAGTAGATAAAGTACTCGGGAAAGACTATTATCCCAATTTGGATAAATCCAATGTTCAAATTTACAATGGACTCGATTACCGCCATTGGGATACTTGGAACGAAGGAAAATTCAATCATGTTTTTTATAAAGAAAACTCAGAAGGATCTATTGGAATAGACATACTAAAAGGAGAAAACTTTGATAGTCCGCAAAAACCTTTTGGTGGAGACGAAGATTATATTTGGTCACCCGATAGTAAAAGTATTCTTTATGTGTGCAAGAAAAAAGCGGGGACACAATATGCATTATCAACCAACACTAATATTTACGAATACAATCTTGAATCGGGAATAACAATCAATAGAACAGAAGATAATTTGGGTTATGATACAGCTCCTCAATTTTCGCCTTCCGGTGATTTAACTTGGTTGCAAATGAAACGAGATGGTTACGAATCGGATAAAAACGATTTGATTGTTAGTTTTAAAGGAATGAAAATAAACCTGACAGCCAATTGGGATGGAACAGTCAATAGTTTCAAGTGGAGTCAGGATGGGAAAAAGATTTATTTCATAGCACCAATTGATGGAACAGTACAGCTTTTTGAGGTTAATTTTCCAGGTCTTACAAAAATCGCGATTAATGTAAAACAAATTACAAATGGTGATTTTGATGTTCATGATTTAATTGGATTTTCGGGAGACGATATTATTGTTACCCGAACAGATATGAACCATGCAGCAGAGATTTTTTCTTATAATTTAAAGAAAAACTCTTGGAAACAATTGACCAATGTAAATACAGCTACCTATGCTTCATTGCAATTGGGAAAAATAGAAAGACGTTATGTTACCACCACTGATGGTAAAAAAATGTTGGTTTGGGTTGCATTGCCTCCTAATTTTGATGCGACCAAAAAATACCCAACGCTGTTGTTTTGTCAAGGAGGACCTCAATCGCCATTGACACAAGCTTATTCTTTCAGATGGAATTTTCAATTAATGGCCGCTAATGGTTATGTGGTTGTAGCTCCAAACCGTCGCGGAATGCAAGGGCACGGAGTAGAATGGAACGAACAAATCAGTAAAGATTGGGGAGGTCAGGTGATGAATGACTATTTATCTGCAATTGATGATGTGGCCAAAGAGAATTATGTTGATAAAACGCGTCTGGGTTGTGTTGGGGCTAGTTATGGTGGGTATTCGGTGTTTTATTTGGCCGGAATTCACAATAATAGATTTAAGACATTTATTGCTCATGATGGAGTTTTCAATACACAAAGTATGTTTGGGACCACCGAGGAAGTGTTCTTCAATAATTGGGATTTTGGAGGTCCTTATTGGGAAAAAGACAACGCAGTTGCTCAAAAAGCATACACTGTTTTCAATCCTATAAATTATGTACAAAACTGGAATACACCTATATTAATTATTCAAGGAGGAAATGATTTTAGAGTGCCAATCGGACAAGGACAAGAAGCATTTCAAGCAGCTCAAATTCGAGGAATTAAAAGCAGGTTATTGTATTTTCCTGAAGAAAACCATTGGGTTTTAAAACCTCAAAATGCTCAAATTTGGCAAAAAGAATTCTATAAATGGCTGAAGGAAACCTTGTAA
- a CDS encoding TonB-dependent receptor, producing MKKYILSLFLGLTTLLQAQNTLSGKVTDANNNPLIGVSVYAAELNKSTTTDANGMFQLAELPNGELTLTFSFIGFLKQNKTIEKIQNVQKLDVILEETAFQMDEVIVSTPFTKLQSQNVMKVDRESVKTMQEKGTATLIEGLATIPGVSQISTGTSIGKPVIRGLSGNRVLVYTQGVRLENQQFGDEHGLGLNDAGVESVEVIKGPASLLYGSDALGGVLFFNPEKFALANTLQGDFGQRLFSNTLGSSTTLGLKTSTNNWKYLVRGAYNTQSDYKIPDGDRVTNTRFQEMDFKAGIGYSNAKFSSVLRYNYNNLDLGIPEDGVADQTTAKKPAFPKQGVYNNLFSLNNTLYFNNSKMDVNLGYIKNDRSEFEDSDVAVLHMILNTFDYNIKYYLPAIGKVETIVGVQGMSQENKNLAEEFLIPNAKTNDFGVFGTGIYDWGVNSLQAGLRFDYRHLISEENGILGQEGYFEALNKTYDSFNASLGYKTSFVEDLTIRLNAATGFKAPTLAELSSNGVHEGTFRYEIGNPNLKTEQNLQTDLDLEYKISHFEFSVSAFYNHIKDYIYASPTGVEIDGFQVYDYIQNNANLYGGEIAMHIHPHPLDWLHFETSFETVTGKLQSGGYLPQIPANNWNNTLKFDFTNNKWFQDGFATLNVSTTFSQDKVSGFDIPSDGYTLLNMGFEGKVKLGNTAFDVNLNGNNLLNKTYVPHLSRLASDGIPNIGINFILGVAFKF from the coding sequence ATGAAAAAATACATACTATCTCTATTTTTGGGGCTTACCACTCTTTTACAAGCGCAAAATACATTGTCGGGAAAGGTTACAGACGCCAATAACAATCCATTAATAGGTGTTTCGGTTTATGCGGCCGAATTGAATAAATCTACCACTACAGATGCAAACGGAATGTTTCAATTAGCGGAACTTCCAAATGGAGAATTGACATTGACATTTTCTTTTATTGGTTTTTTAAAACAAAATAAAACAATTGAAAAGATTCAAAATGTTCAAAAACTAGATGTTATTTTAGAAGAAACAGCTTTTCAAATGGATGAGGTAATCGTTTCGACTCCTTTTACAAAACTGCAATCTCAAAACGTCATGAAGGTCGATCGCGAAAGCGTTAAAACCATGCAGGAAAAAGGTACTGCCACCTTGATTGAAGGATTGGCTACCATTCCAGGAGTTTCTCAAATTTCGACCGGAACTTCTATAGGAAAACCTGTTATTAGAGGATTAAGTGGCAATCGAGTTTTGGTTTATACGCAAGGGGTTCGACTCGAAAATCAGCAGTTTGGTGACGAGCACGGTTTGGGATTAAACGATGCTGGGGTCGAAAGTGTTGAGGTTATAAAAGGTCCCGCTTCTTTGCTTTATGGTTCAGATGCATTAGGAGGTGTACTATTTTTTAATCCAGAAAAATTTGCTTTGGCCAATACTCTTCAAGGGGATTTCGGGCAACGTTTATTTTCAAATACTCTTGGGAGCAGTACTACTTTGGGCTTGAAAACTTCTACCAATAATTGGAAGTATTTAGTCCGTGGGGCTTACAACACCCAATCCGATTATAAAATTCCAGATGGTGATCGCGTTACCAATACCCGATTTCAGGAAATGGATTTTAAAGCCGGAATTGGCTACAGCAATGCTAAATTTTCGAGTGTTTTGAGATACAATTATAATAATTTGGATTTGGGAATTCCGGAAGATGGAGTTGCAGATCAAACCACAGCCAAAAAGCCAGCTTTTCCAAAGCAAGGTGTTTACAACAATTTGTTTTCACTAAATAACACTTTGTATTTTAACAATTCAAAAATGGATGTGAATTTAGGCTATATCAAGAATGACCGTTCAGAGTTTGAAGATAGTGATGTGGCTGTTTTACATATGATTTTGAACACATTCGATTATAATATAAAATACTATTTGCCCGCTATTGGAAAAGTAGAAACTATTGTTGGAGTACAAGGAATGTCTCAGGAAAATAAAAATTTGGCAGAAGAATTCTTGATTCCAAATGCAAAAACGAATGATTTTGGAGTTTTTGGAACTGGGATTTATGATTGGGGAGTAAACTCTTTGCAAGCCGGTCTTCGTTTTGATTACCGACATTTAATCTCTGAAGAAAACGGAATTCTTGGTCAAGAAGGTTATTTTGAAGCATTGAATAAAACCTATGATAGTTTTAATGCATCGTTGGGTTATAAAACTTCTTTTGTAGAAGATTTAACCATTAGATTGAATGCCGCTACGGGTTTTAAAGCACCAACATTGGCAGAGTTATCGTCGAATGGGGTTCATGAAGGAACTTTTCGATATGAAATAGGAAATCCAAACTTAAAAACCGAGCAAAATCTACAAACCGATTTGGATTTAGAATATAAAATCAGTCATTTTGAGTTTAGTGTGAGTGCTTTTTACAATCATATAAAAGATTATATCTACGCATCTCCAACTGGAGTTGAAATTGATGGATTTCAAGTGTATGATTATATTCAAAACAATGCCAATTTGTATGGTGGAGAAATAGCAATGCACATTCATCCACATCCACTAGATTGGTTGCATTTTGAAACTAGTTTTGAAACCGTTACCGGGAAATTACAATCGGGAGGTTATTTACCTCAAATTCCGGCAAACAATTGGAATAACACCTTAAAATTTGATTTCACGAATAATAAATGGTTTCAAGATGGTTTTGCAACTTTGAACGTTTCGACTACGTTTAGTCAGGATAAAGTAAGTGGGTTTGACATTCCCTCAGACGGTTATACACTGCTGAATATGGGTTTTGAAGGAAAAGTAAAGCTCGGCAATACCGCTTTTGATGTTAATTTGAATGGAAATAATTTACTGAACAAAACCTATGTTCCGCATTTGTCCCGTTTGGCCAGTGATGGGATTCCAAATATAGGAATCAATTTTATTTTGGGAGTTGCATTTAAATTTTAA
- the mtgA gene encoding monofunctional biosynthetic peptidoglycan transglycosylase, translating to MATKITPKKTTAKKPVKKKSGSFMTKVKWFLLKALLWFFGISIFFVVLFKFVPVPFTPLMVIRAIENKAAGKEVYFDHNWEPLDKISMNLQKAVIASEDGTFLTHNGFDFIAMQKAYKSNERGRKIKGGSTISQQTAKNVFLWQGRSYLRKGLEAYFTVLIELIWGKERIMEVYLNSIEMGDGVYGAYAATEHWYRKDASSLTPVQAAGIAAILPNPRKYKATSSSSYINNRKAKIVRIMRHMGKIEY from the coding sequence ATGGCGACCAAAATAACACCAAAGAAAACAACAGCAAAAAAACCTGTCAAAAAAAAATCGGGAAGTTTTATGACCAAAGTAAAATGGTTTTTATTGAAAGCCTTATTATGGTTCTTTGGAATTTCGATATTTTTTGTGGTCCTTTTTAAATTCGTCCCAGTACCGTTTACTCCTTTAATGGTTATTCGTGCTATAGAAAACAAAGCCGCCGGAAAAGAAGTCTATTTTGACCACAATTGGGAACCCCTTGATAAAATATCGATGAATTTGCAAAAAGCAGTAATTGCCAGTGAAGACGGCACCTTCTTAACTCACAATGGATTTGATTTTATCGCCATGCAAAAAGCCTACAAAAGCAACGAAAGAGGCCGAAAAATAAAAGGCGGAAGTACCATATCGCAACAAACCGCCAAAAATGTTTTTCTATGGCAAGGCCGAAGCTATCTAAGAAAAGGCCTGGAAGCATATTTCACAGTGTTGATAGAACTTATTTGGGGCAAAGAGCGTATTATGGAAGTGTATCTCAACAGCATCGAAATGGGAGACGGCGTTTACGGAGCCTATGCCGCAACAGAACATTGGTACCGAAAAGATGCATCTAGTCTTACTCCTGTTCAAGCCGCAGGAATAGCCGCTATTTTGCCTAATCCAAGGAAATACAAAGCCACGAGTTCTTCTTCATATATAAACAATAGGAAAGCCAAAATTGTTCGGATTATGAGACACATGGGAAAAATTGAATATTAA